Proteins from one Impatiens glandulifera chromosome 2, dImpGla2.1, whole genome shotgun sequence genomic window:
- the LOC124924721 gene encoding homeobox-leucine zipper protein HAT22-like: MGRNGGEEEACNTELRLSIGAGNFMENAKKDEESKKMLRMSTFGTSFPLGMNSMNEINRNRNQEESQDEDDDDVVELVGVGMNKEKRNRTSINGRKKLRLSRDQLGLLEETFKLQSTLNTAQKQALAERLNLQPRQIEVWFQNRRARTKLKQTEVDCDFLKKCCERLNIENQRLRKEVHDLRAARAASHPGLLYNTATTSKSRHTLI; the protein is encoded by the exons ATGGGTAGGAATGGAGGTGAAGAAGAAGCGTGTAACACCGAGCTTAGGCTGTCCATCGGAGCTG GTAATTTCATGGAGAATGCTAAGAAGGATGAAGAATCGAAAAAGATGTTGAGAATGAGTACTTTTGGGACTTCTTTTCCTCTTGGAATGAACTCAATGAATGAAATCAATCGTAATCGGAATCAAGAGGAGAGTCAAGATGAGGACGATGATGATGTGGTTGAATTGGTTGGAGTTGGGATGAATAAGGAGAAGAGGAATCGCACTTCGATCAATGGAAGGAAGAAACTTAGACTTAGTCGAGATCAACTCGGTCTGCTTGAAGAAACCTTCAAACTCCAAAGCACTCTTAATACG GCCCAGAAACAGGCATTGGCTGAAAGATTGAACTTGCAACCGCGACAAATTGAGGTCTGGTTTCAGAACCGAAGAGCAAG GACGAAGCTGAAACAGACTGAAGTGGACTGTGATTTTTTGAAGAAATGTTGCGAAAGATTGAACATCGAGAACCAAAGGCTAAGGAAAGAAGTGCATGATCTTCGCGCAGCGAGAGCTGCTTCTCATCCTGGTTTGCTCTATAATACTGCAACAACATCCAAATCCAGACATACCTTAATCTAG
- the LOC124927625 gene encoding uncharacterized protein LOC124927625: MKASTLIYISLVLATCVLFFSSKFSSSLSYHSKEQQPQGDLILTYPIKEQGGLNSDQKSSKVIKEEMIKSRKGGLLGRKVRVTMEDDEIEDLTYHIDYHGVTTHPTPTPKHPQPMIHN; encoded by the exons atgaaggcttcaacattaatatatattagccTTGTCCTAGCTACATGTGTTCTGTTTTTCTCTTCCaagttttcttcttcattgtcaTATCATTCTAAAGAACAGCAGCCACAAGGAGATTTGATTTTGACATATCCCATTAAGGAACAAGGAGGACTCAACTCTGATCAGAAGAGTAGCAAG GTAATCAAAGAAGAGATGATAAAATCAAGAAAAGGTGGTTTATTAGGGCGTAAAGTTAGAGTAACAATGGAGGATGATGAGATTGAAGATTTGACATACCATATCGATTATCATGGTGTCACGACGCATCCAACACCAACTCCAAAACACCCCCAACCCATGATCCATAACTAG
- the LOC124926068 gene encoding protein trichome birefringence-like 5, whose protein sequence is MMATTSSPATFIHLKSPFMLLIFTFPLFFFIFTFILPLGKQALQPTFVNHYDDLGLYSDPSSPPTSPPEKEPLVLNNNKNKNKNSSLISEPESDNNRDAKSSDDDSGNNGLLIKSGDMMTEVIQTTENEKPIFTDNTAVKTFLKTSKDCDLYDGNWVKDEEHHPIYKPGSCPYVDEAFDCQNNGRLDEDYMRWRWKPNGCDLLRFNASDFLMRLRGKRLMLVGDSMNRNQFESLLCVLREGLQNKSEMYEVHGYKITKGRGFYIFKFPQHNCTVEFVRSHFLVKEGTRINGDGNSNPTLSIDQIDKSANRWKKADILVFNTGHWWTHGKTARGKNYYKEGDFIYPQFDALEAYRKSLKTWASWIDNNLNPDNNLVIYRGYSSAHFRGGDWDSGGSCNGEKEPISTITGSFLDTYPIKMKITEEVIKEMKVPVVLLNVTHLTNFRKDGHPSVYGKNLTSGRKVSNRRQDCSHWCLPGVPDAWNELIYAVLISHQANKVAAPEDDQQ, encoded by the exons ATGATGGCGACAACTTCCTCACCGGCGACGTTCATCCACCTGAAAAGCCCTTTCATGCTTCTCATCTTCACTTTCCCtcttttcttctttatcttcaCATTCATCTTGCCTCTAGGTAAACAAGCACTTCAACCCACATTTGTAAATCACTACGACGATCTCGGCCTCTACTCAGATCCATCATCCCCTCCCACTTCCCCGCCAGAGAAGGAACCACTAGTACTGAATAacaacaagaacaagaacaagaacagTTCTTTGATTTCAGAACCTGAATCTGACAATAACAGGGATGCAAAATCTTCAGATGATGATTCAGGAAATAATGGGTTATTGATCAAATCAGGAGATATGATGACTGAAGTCATCCAAACTACTGAAAATGAGAAACCCATATTCACCGACAATACTGCTGTAAAGACATTTCTGAAAACATCAAAAGATTGCGATTTGTATGATGGGAATTGGGTGAAAGACGAAGAACATCACCCGATTTACAAACCCGGGTCTTGTCCTTACGTTGACGAGGCGTTCGACTGTCAAAACAATGGAAGACTCGATGAAGATTACATGAGATGGCGATGGAAACCCAACGGCTGCGATCTCCTTAG GTTTAATGCAAGTGACTTCTTGATGAGATTAAGAGGTAAAAGGCTGATGTTGGTTGGGGATTCCATGAATAGAAATCAGTTTGAATCTCTCCTATGCGTTCTTCGCGAAGGTCTTCAGAATAAAAGTGAAATGTATGAGGTTCATGGTTACAAGATTACAAAAGGGAGAGGTTTCTATATCTTCAAATTTCCTCAACATAACTGCACTGTTGAATTTGTTCGGTCTCATTTCCTTGTTAAAGAAGGGACCAGGATTAATGGAGATGGGAATTCGAATCCAACCCTTTCAATTGATCAAATTGACAAGTCAGCCAACAGGTGGAAGAAAGCTGACATTCTTGTCTTCAACACCGGCCATTGGTGGACTCATGGTAAAACTGCCCGTGG GAAAAACTACTATAAAGAAGGTGACTTTATATATCCTCAGTTTGATGCATTGGAAGCTTATAGGAAGTCTTTGAAAACATGGGCAAGTTGGATTGATAATAATCTTAATCCTGACAATAACTTGGTTATCTACCGTGGTTATTCATCTGCCCATTTTAG GGGCGGTGATTGGGATTCGGGTGGATCATGTAATGGAGAAAAGGAACCCATTTCGACGATAACAGGTTCTTTTCTCGATACTTATCCCATTAAGATGAAGATAACTGAAGAGGTGATCAAGGAGATGAAAGTTCCTGTTGTGCTTTTGAACGTCACACACTTGACTAATTTTCGAAAGGATGGACACCCTTCTGTATATGGAAAGAATCTGACCAGTGGTAGGAAGGTATCAAACCGACGCCAAGATTGTAGCCATTGGTGCCTTCCCGGTGTGCCAGATGCTTGGAATGAACTTATTTATGCGGTTTTGATTTCCCATCAGGCTAATAAGGTTGCTGCCCCAGAAGATGATCAACAATGA
- the LOC124924722 gene encoding cold-responsive protein kinase 1-like, whose protein sequence is MKHRDMGRQPVVVLHRIIPVPASPSNNKIQKQQTAIVFFFLGALLVLLILIIIIIILLISRKLTTPSKHRSSAKTTPIGRNQGLITYFEFHTLKKATNKFHETNLLGRGGFGSVYRGKLIDGRMIAVKQLLHEKSHQGESEFLAEVSMITIIQHKNLVRLHGCCIKGKQQEELNWNTRFQIIIGVARGLQYLHEDSPVRIVHRDIKANNILLDDKFQPKISDFGLARFFPDDQAYLSTNFAGTLGYTAPEYAIRGELTEKADIYSFGVVVLEIICGRKNTDLTQPREMQYLPEYAWRMRERRRVLELLDPKMKVDVFCDRDVMRAIDVAFLCIQPRPNARPPMSQIVALLTCRDYMEREPKKEEEMFYWDTISEILSSSLKTDSP, encoded by the exons ATGAAACACAGAGATATGGGTCGACAACCGGTGGTGGTTTTACACCGAATCATCCCTGTCCCTGCATCACCTTCAAACAACAAGATCCAGAAGCAGCAAACTGCAATCGTATTCTTTTTCCTTGGAGCACTTCTCGTCCTTCTTATtctaatcatcatcatcatcatcttacTTATTTCTCGAAAACTAACAACACCCTCAAAGCATAGATCATCGGCCAAGACGACACCAATCGGAAGGAACCAAG GTCTAATAACTTATTTTGAGTTCCATACATTAAAGAAGGCAACAAACAAGTTCCACGAAACTAATCTTCTCGGAAGAGGTGGATTCGGTTCAGTCTACCGG GGTAAGCTGATCGACGGGAGAATGATTGCTGTGAAACAACTATTACATGAAAAATCTCATCAAGGAGAATCTGAGTTCTTGGCAGAGGTGAGTATGATCACAATCATACAACACAAGAATCTAGTCCGCCTCCATGGATGTTGCATTAAAG GGAAACAGCAAGAAGAGTTGAATTGGAACACtcgttttcaaataataatcGGTGTTGCTCGTGGTTTACAATACCTGCACGAAGACTCCCCTGTTAGAATCGTGCATCGTGACATAAAAGCTAACAACATTCTTCTTGATGACAAGTTTCAACCAAAGATTAGTGATTTTGGTCTGGCTAGATTCTTCCCAGATGATCAAGCTTATCTCAGCACAAATTTTGCAGGAACCTT AGGTTATACTGCACCTGAATATGCAATTCGAGGGGAGTTAACTGAAAAGGCTGATATTTATAGCTTTGGAGTTGTTGTTCTTGAAATAATATGTGGTCGAAAAAACACAGATTTAACTCAACCGCGAGAAATGCAGTACCTTCCTGAATAT GCATGGAGAATGCGAGAGAGGAGAAGGGTGCTTGAGTTACTTGATCCGAAGATGAAAGTTGATGTTTTTTGTGATAGAGATGTTATGAGGGCTATAGATGTTGCTTTCTTGTGCATTCAACCTCGTCCAAATGCTAGACCACCGATGTCTCAGATTGTTGCACTTCTAACATGTCGGGATTACATGGAAAGGGAACCGAAAAAGGAAGAGGAAATGTTCTATTGGGATACCATTTCTGAGATTTTGTCTTCCTCTCTTAAGACCGACTCCCCATGA